The region GTTCTTCTCTTCACGAGGAAGCGAAGCGATCTCGACCATCGTCGATGATCTTCGATCGCTTTCGATTGTCGATCAATTGTTCTGGATGGGAGACACACCGCCGATCAATCTCTTCGCGTTACGTGATGCTGTGCTTCCCAAGCCTTCTTCGTCGGAACAGCAATTCGCCCGCGCACGCCAGCGTGCACTCGAGCATCCGCTGATCGCAGGGCAGTTGCTTTCCGAAGACGGTCAAACGCTACTGATCTTTATTAAGCTGGATTGGCTGTTCGTCGAAGGTGATCAAGAAACGGTCGAGACGCTCAAGTCGACGGTGACGAAGACGGCAGATCGGTTTCCAGAATTAAACATTGACGTTCAAGTTGCCGGACGTGTTCCGACGACCGTCGCGATTTTGGAATCGCGCGATCGCAACGAAAAACGATTTGTTTGGATCGCATTGGGGATGGTTACCGTTCTGGCAACGATCTTGTTTCGAGGGCTGGCGAGCGTCTTGATCGTGTCGGCGCCGCCGATAATTGGTGTCTATTGGTCGCTCGGGGCGTTGCCGCTGTTTGAACTCCAGGACAATCCTTTTAATCAAATCGTGACGCCGGTTTTGATCGGTATGGTGGGGTTCACCGACAGCATTCATTTATTCCTTGATATCCGCCGTCTCCGTTCCAATGGGATGACGTCTCGCGAAGCAGCCAAGCAAGGAGTCATACGTGTCGGCTTGGCTTGTTTCTTGACGTCCCTGACCACTGCGATCGGACTCGGTTCACTCGCTTTGGCCGAAAACGAGGTGGTGCGTGAGTTCGGGATGAGTTGTGTGATGGGAGTCGGCCTATCATTCTTGGCAGTCTTGCTCGTCATTCCGCTCGCATCTGCCTCGAAGCTCGGTGATCGGATTCAGACGGCCTCGAAAGAAAACGTCGTCGACCGACATCTTGCAAGAATCGGTCCCTTGATCGACTGGACGATTCGACATCATCGGCCGATGGGCATGGTGGCGATCGGAGGCACCGTCGCGTTGCTTCTGGTTAGTTTGCAAATGAATCCTGATCAGCGCGTCGCGATGCTGTTGCCGACCGGATCACCCGCGCTAAAAGCGATGGAGACGCTTGACGAATCAATGGGGGGGACAGAGACAGCGACTGTGCAAGTTGATTGGTCAAAAAGTGTTCCGCGTGGCTCTGAGGAGATCCGGATGGTCATCGCGGAAGCACAGGCGATTCTCGATGAAGAAGAGTTGATCGGTAGTCCCGTCTCCTTGCAACGATTCATCGATGTATTGCCAGGTGATCCGGATGCGGCCGGACGGCTATCGATCACCGAACTGTTGCCGCCGCCACTAAAGCACGCCTTCTATAAGCCGGATGACAATTCTGCGGTTGTTCGTTTCAAAATTCGTGATGTCGGAATTGCCGCATACGCGCCGGTCTTCAAACGTATCGACGAACGTTTAAACGGTGTAATGGAGGAACATCCGGACTTTAATCTGTACTTGAGTGGCAGGCCGATCGGCCGTTGGAAGAATCTATACCAAGTCGTGCTTGATCTGGTTTACAGTCTCGGAAGTGCATCGGTGATCATCTTCGTCGTCTTGACGATTGCATTTCGGTCATTGCGGTTAGGGCTCATCGCGATCGTCCCAAATACTTTTCCCCTAGCATTTACCGGGGCATGCTTTTACTGGATGGGCCAGTCACTCGAGATTGCTGCCGTCTGCGCTTTTACCGTTTGTTTGGGTATCGCAGTCGACGACACGATTCACTTTCTTTCACGCTACCGGACAGATAGCGAGCAAATGGATCAAGATGATGCAATTCGCTCGGCGTTCGTTAGCACGGGAAGTGCCCTGATCATGACAACAGTAATCCTCGTCCTTGGTATCTCTTCGGTGCTGATCAGTGGGATGCGCGAGCAGCGTATCTTCGCACTGATCACGTGTCTGACGATTGGATCCGCACTGCTGGGCGACCTGCTGTTGCTGCCGCCGTTGCTGGCTTGGTTTGGTAAATCCAAGCGGGATACGGAAGGAACGTCGGAAATGCCTGTCGTTACCGAAGGTGACGTTCGATCAACTGAATGAACGACTGCGATGAGTCGATCGCACCTGACACCGTACTCTCGGGGAACAGGGCCTTAGGGATAGTGCCAGCCCCTGCTCGCTGGTACAACGTGACATGCTTGGCAATGTATTCACCCGGCGTCGCCGATCGAAGCGTCGCGTCGAGTTTTTCGACATCGACCATCGACCGAGCTTTCGTGATTGCTTGGGCATACGATGGTTTTTCGTCAAAGAGATAGTCGTGGAACGATTCAAACTGTTCTCGATCGGCAAGCCAAACCGCGACGGCAAGTTTTGCAAGTTCACATGCTTCGGCATGACTCGCATGAGTTGTTTTTACCGAAGCATTGCATTCCTTATCTAAGGGTACCGGTAGCGAGATCACTGCCAATTGATCACCAAAGTGTTTTCGAGCTTGTTCTAACGATTGGTGGGTCCGTTGACAGTGTGGGCATGTGTAGTCGAACATTTCGACAAATACCAATTCAGCATCCGGCTTGCCGACTAGTGGCCATGAACTCGTATCGAGTTTGATATTTCTCAGCAATCGGGCCGTCTTGCTTACCGTTTCAGTCGGTGCCGCGCCGTTGGAAGGCGTAACTTCAGCGGCAACCAGCGAGACCGGACTAAAGAACGACATCATCAAGGCAACGACTTGGTGGTCATGAGATGTCTCTCCAAGTGAGAGGGGCGGAGCTTCGAACAGCATCGATTCTTCAGCGGCCTCTACCGACGTTGCCTCGCCCGCATCCGTATCGCCAGCGTTCGAGTCGCTTGTCGCAGGGACCGAATAGTCAATCACTTCGTACGTCACCGGTGCGGCGGTCGAGAACTGGAGTCCGATCATCGTAGCGACCAGCAACGCAGCGACCGAAGCAAGCACAGATTTTGAAAGTCCACGGCGGGTTTGACCACTGGTCAGATAGGCGGCCAGAACAATCAATCCAGCGGTATGGGCTGCCAAACAATAGGGACACAAATGTTGAAGCCAGAAGAACTGTAGGCCAATGAACCATAAAGCTGCTCCGGCGATCGCGAACGCGACCACTCCGATCGCTGTCCAACGCAGCCTAATCCCACGAAGACTCGTGGGGGTCCACACCAATAAACCGATCATGGTCGTGTGGGCAACGATAGCGGGAATGCTGACCGGAACCGACAGGACCGACGACCATCGGCTATTTAAAACATTCGAGCAGTCGAATAAGTCACCACCGCAGCCGGCTACGCCGGACGAGGTCAGTGACGCCCAGGCGAGGTAGAGACTCGTCACCAGCGCGATCGATGAACCGCCAATCATCGCCCACCAGTTTGCCGAATACTCGAAAATCTCTTTTCCAGACTCTGCAGATTTTTTACCACCGATCGGCCCATACATCGGGTGGTATCCGGTCGGTTGGTTTCTCAATTTTGGACGGTAAATATCAGCAAGAGACATGGCACAGCGTTCTGGTTGTGGTTGTAAAATCTCGGTGTTCGCCCCACCTCCCTGATAGGCATCAACAATGTTGTGTGCGTCGACACGTCGCGCATTGATACGCACTTATCGTGCCAACGCAAGCAAATCGGCGCCACGATCGCTTTTCAAAGCCGACCGGCAAGTCTGATGGCACGATCGTCTGGCGAGGACGCCGCCATAAAATCGGGCGAAACGGTTTCACTGACCGATCGTATTCACTGACCGACCGTAAAAAGCAGGCGTCTACTTCGGCGAATGGGCTTCGACGGATTGGGCGATTAAATCACCGTCGACCTCGGCAACTTCAGCCAATACTAAGAAGCCTTTGCGCAGCACATCTTCATCCGCCGGTTGACCGTCCAGTGTGATTGATGCGGTCGCAGAGACTTCGGTATCAACCAGTCCGTGCCGGAAATCGCGGATCATTAGATGATCACCAGCGACTACTTCGATCATGCCTCGGACGTTCTGTTTCACTGGCATCAGTTTCGCTGGCAACTTGACCACATCGGCGTACATGATCTGAGAGCGCATGACGTCGGATTGGACTCTCGAGCGGATGCTAACCAGTTCTCGCGATCGGCGGTTGATCGTATCGAGCGACCGGTTGATGCGAAGGCGATTTTGTACCGACCGCACTCCGGCAAGGTCTTCGACCGCGTCTTGGACTTCGATGCGGTCAGCGAAACTGGGCACTTGACCACGTAATTCGACCCGACCGGCGATCACCCGTGCGTGGATGTCCGGCGAGAGAAGATTGAAATTAGATTTCAAGCCATCACGAACGTCGAGTTCTATTTTTAGATCCGGCACCGGTCTCGATGCTGGCTCGTCTGCCGACACGGCGAAAGGAGCGATTATCAGGCCCAGTAGAGCGATCGACGATGGAAACTGGCGCATGGCACTGTCCCTCCAAAAGAATAGGTGAAAAGAGTAGGTAAGCAATCTCATGCTCGTCTCGTGCCAATCGACAAGCCAGCGGTATGCCCGACAGCCAGCCCGACTGTTAATCGTTATTTTCGACCATGGAAGCCCCGGGTTTTCAGAGCCATCCGAGTCCTTTTCGTCCGAATGAAACCGATCCAGCTTGGTTGAATTCTGACCAAGCGAATAGTCCGGTACCAAAATGAGAGTGGGAGCAACCGAACGATTTCACAACGACTGAAATCATGTCATTCAGCGATAGCAGTGACACGGAAGAGAGCAGAAGTACGTGGTCATCAGGTTCAACCGAACGCAGTGAAATTCGTTCGCCACCGCATTTGGTATGGCGGTTGCCCAGATCGTGTTCCATTCAATCAAACACCCGCGGAACGATCTTCCGCAAGAAATCTGAGGAGACCTTCCGATGCGTTTTGTTTGCCTTTTTGCGGCTGCCATGATGGCGATACCGACCGTTGCCGAGGAGCAGCCCGATGACACTATGATGGAAAAAATGCAGGGACGCTGGGAGATTGTTGAAGGGTGGAATCGTGGGCAGTCGCTCGCCAAATCTGAAATCGAAGGCTCCTACGTGATGGTGAAGACCAACCAAATCACGACTTTTGATTCCGACCAGCGGCAGACTTATCAGGCGATGTTTCGAATTGATGATAGTAAGAAACCCGTTCGTATTCAGATGACTGCGCTCCCTCGAACCAGTCCCGCCGAAGAGAATAACTCGCTGAAGCAGCCCACCGAGAAACAACCTGCGGCATCTGGGATTTTGAAGTTCGTCGATGAGGGGAAGTGGGTTCTATGCTACGCGCTACCTGGGGCAGAGCCACCGACCAAATTCGAATCCGCGAAGGGAAGCAAAACCATGATGTTCGTGATGGAGCGTCGCAAGGTTGACGATGGTCTCGTTCAATCTATCTCTCCACAAGAGTGATTGATCTGTGTTGATGATTTCAATCAGGTCAATTCATGAATCCGATCCTGCAAGCACCGTCGTCCCAGGCGATACCCCCGCCACATCGTTTGCGGACGCCGGTGTTTGCGTTAATTAATCCAAAGTCTGGTGCTGGTCTTGCTCTCGGTGTAGAGCGTCGCTTGGTTCAACAGGCGTCCGACCATCAAGTCGACTTGATTGTCCAACGCACCGATTCGGCGAAGCGTGATGCTGTGGCTTCGGCCATCGAAGCGGGAGCGAAGACAATCGTTGTGGTGGGTGGTGACGGCACGATTTCGAAAGCAGCGAGCCATGTCGCGAAGAAGAATGTTGATGTTGGCATCGTTCCCACGGGAACGGCAAACTTGATCGCGAAGTCACTGGCGATTCCGGAGGACCCGATGGCGGCCGTTGACGGCTTATTCGGTCGTCATCGCATCGCCAAAATCGACGGTATGGTTCAAAACGAAAACATCGCCTTCTCGCATGTTTCGATGGGAACATACTCTCGAATCGCCCAGCGAGAGAATTGTACGACAAAACGCTATTTTGGGAAGTTTGCCTATCTTCTGTGCGCACTTCGCGAGGTGGTCATTGGTCGCGACTGGGCTTTTGAAATCTCGATAGATGGCCAGACGCAACGGCGGCGTGCCTCACTAATCATGGTTGCCAACGTTCGCCCGCTCGGGATTGGCGAGTTGGTCTGGGGGGAGCATATCGATCCAAGTGACGGGGCGCTTGACGTATGTTTGGTTCGGGCGAAAGGACTTCGGCGTCACGCGTCGCTTTTCTATCACGCCTGGCGCGGCAACACGGCTGCGAGCGACGAGATCGAATACTTCCGTGCAAAGTCAACCATCCAGGTGCATTCGATCGCAGGTCTTCCCGTCCGTGCTGATGGCGAAGTGTTAAATCAAACGATGATCGATATTCGCCTTCGCCGCGCGGTGCTTTCTGTCATCGTTCCGTCCACGCCAACCGGGAACTAGGGCATTCAGCATGCATTCTTCGAACACCGCTCTTTTGATGATGAATCGCAGCGCCGGACGTGCACAGGTAGACCGACTTTCCGAACGACTTGGTTTTGCGTTCGAATCTTACGGAGTCAACCTTCAGACATTTAGCTGGGATCATACCGAAGTCGATCAAATCAAATCACGCGTCGAAAAAGCGATCGCCGATCGAATCACCACCGTCATCGCTGCCGGTGGTGATGGAACGGTTTCCCGAATCGGTCAAATGTTGATCGGGAGCGATACTCGACTCGGAATTATTCCACTCGGCACGGCAAATTTGATCGCCAAAGAACTCCGAATACCGCTCGATATTGAAGACGCAATCAACGTTATTGTTGAGGCTTCGGCAATACGGAAAATCGATGGGATGCGTTGTCTGGACCGGACCTTTTTTTCACACGTCAGTATGGGGACCTATTCACGTCTCGCCGAGCTCGCCACACCAGCTCAGAAGGCACGGTTTGGCAAGGCCGCATATCTTTGGCATGGTGTCCGCGAAATTGTCAAACGCCGTCGATGGGTATTCGACATCACGATCGACGATCGACGATTCGAACGAGATGCCTCACTTGTGTTAGTTGCCAATATTGGAGCATTTGGCATCGGACAATTGACATGGGGGCGGCATATCGCAATTGATGATCAAAAGGTCGATGTGTGCATCGTCAAAGCGATCACCCCGTCTGACTACAGTCGATTGTCTGTGAATCTGGTTTCACAAAGCCTACATCGATCGAAATACGTTGAATATTTCCAGGCTGAAAAAAGCGTTCGAGTTTCGACAAGCAGTGACCTCGTTGTTCGGGGCGACGGCAATCGAACCGATGCATCAGTGATAGACTTGCAAATTTTGCCCGCGGCGGTTTCCGTCTTGGTTGGTACAACCTAACACAGGTTGGTCGTTTGCCGCTTCCGAACGCCGTGCGACGATTCCGATGCATCGTTCGTGCCAGCGTGCGTCATCGTCTCTACCATGAAATCCCACATGCCCACCATCGTCGACGATCACCGGTTGCAGTCGTGCGTTGCTTTGCCAATCGATTTTGGCGTAGGTTTCACTGGGAACAACAGGGTCCGAATTAGCGTAGATCAAATAGGTCTTCACATCGATCTGATCGAGGACGCGTTCGGCAGAGTTTTTCGCATAGTACTCATCGACGGTCTCGAAGCCACAGTGCTTTGAAGTGAAGCGTTCATCGAATTGCCAAACGCTGTTTGCCGAACGTACCGCAACGCGTTCCTCGTCGGTTAGACACGAGTTTTCTCGCAGCACTTCCTTTTTCATTTTGCCAAGCAGGTATCGTTCAATCGGTCTTCGGCTTAGCTGTGACAGCTCGCGTGACGTCGCAGCCAAGTCGAGTGGCGCAGACACCGTGATCGCTGCCGAGATCGGTACACCTTCGGGTTCATTCGCTAAAAAGTGTAATAAGACGCTTCCGCCTAACGAAAATCCGACCAATAGCACTCCGTGATTTAGTTCACTGGAGTACTTTGGATCTTTTCGAACAGCGTCAAAGACATGAGTCAAATCTTCGCTACGTCCGGGGTGGTGGATTGATTGGCACCGTTCCGCCGAATTACCAGCACCTCGAAAGTTAAGCCGCAAGACCCGGTGCCCTTCTGACAGTAGCGTCTTCGCACACGAGCGAATGTAGGAACTTTGCGACGTGCCTCCTAATCCGTGTAGCAAAACAATCAGCGGCCAAGGATGGCGAGGTCCTTCCGGCGGTGACAGTAGATCTGCGGTCAATACGTCGCCGGTATCATCCGACGTGGGCATCCGCAACGACTTGACCCGGTAGTCACTCAAATCGCGTTCTTGCAGGCGGAATAGGCGACTTCGGGCTGTCTGGAGATACCCACCGTACCACGGTGGTTTGGGATGAAACGGCGGAAAGATCGCCCGCCATGGCTCATTCGGATCGGTATCCATCGCTGGTCAAAGTATGAAAGGAGTGTTCGCGTCACAATGATTGATTCCATTGCCCCGCCCGATGCAAACACTGTTCCATTGCACGCACTTCGATGCCAGTTCCAGTTGTGAACACAGACGACGCCTACTTAACCTCAAATTTTTGAAAGACGGCATCGGTGTTCACGACGCGCAGCCCGATCGTCCCCGTATCGTAAGTGTCGTCAACGTACGCGATTTTTTTCATGCCATTGTGAAAGACCTCGATTTGTGTGCCTTTGGTTCGAACGACAAGTTCTTGAATTTGTGACGCATCGATCGTTGTCGACGATCGTTGTAGTTCCTTCCAGAGACGCCCATCGGTTTTGCCTAAGATCACCAATTGCGTCTTGGGAATCAAACCGGCAAAGTAACCACGTTGGGCGTCATACCCAACCGATGGGCCGGTGCAACGGAACAGCAGTCCTGCGTCACGAGCTTGGTTGTTCCCAAGAAAATCAATCTCGATCGAGGCCGTGACATCATTCGGCACGGGATGGTTCAAGACGACCTTCTCGCCACTGCGATAGTCATTGATCGGATGTTCTGGAATACATCCAAGACGAACACCGGTGTCCAATGATTCAAAGAATTGGTGGTGACCGTAGTAAGTCACATCACTTGTTTCGGTCGATATGCTGGGCGGTTGATCTCCCGATGGTCGATCGAGAATCATTCCGGGGCGAACCGGTTCGTCAAACAACGGAAAACCGCGTCTGCCGACTTTCATCGGTTGAACGTAGATGTTGCGTCGCCATCCCGGTTGGCGATCTCGCTTGGCATGAAAGACATGCCACCACTGCTTGCCGTCGAGTGACGGTACAAAGCATGAATGTCCGACGCCATAGGTTGCCGCGGTACTTTGAAAAACGGGCTGTGGGCGTTTCTTCCATGAAGATGGCTTCAGCGGGTCGTCTCCGACAAGTTCCAGCAGGCCGAGTTTATAGGTTGGCAACCAAGAGGCACCACACGAATAGACGAGGGCGACACGTCCTTTCGCTTTAAAAACTTCGGGGCCTTCATGGAGTCCGCGTGAATCGATTCGTTCCTCCGTTCGCTCCCATAGATAGTCCGCATTGTCGCACAAGCGGACTCGCGGCCCGGTAAGCTCGGTCGGAGATTTCATCGCGGCAATATACAGGTACTGCTGGTCGGTCCCCGGTGCATCCCATCCCGACCATATTGCATAGCGTTGGCCTTGATGTTCGAGCACGGTCATATCGATCGCCCAGACATTCGGTGAGTTGCGGTCGGGCCCATCGCCGGTTGCCATCGGTCCGAACAATTCGTAGTCGCCGATCGGATCACTTGTCTTTGATCGCAAGACATATGCTTTATGATTAGCGTTGTTCCCGTCGGAGGCCGCAAAATAGACATGCCAATGGCCGTCAAGGAAATGTAGTTCGGGCGCCCAGACCTCTTTCGAATACGGTCCCGTTTCGGGAGCTTCCCAGACGACATGCTTGGTTCCAAAAGAAGTCAATGACGGGCTGGTATGGATCGCGATCCCACGATTACCGTCAGAAAAGCACCACAGATATCGATCCTGATTAGGGTCTTTGACGACCCACGGATCTGCACCCTCGCCGATCGGGTTTACAAACTTATCGGCGGGCAATGCCCCGTCATCGGCAAGGCCTCGCCAATCGGGGTCGCCCGCATCCTTTGGCATCTGCCGATTCCACCGCATCAAGTCGTCATGCAACCCATCGGCGATCTCCGGGTGTTGATCGATCAGGTTGTTTTGTTCGCTAGGATCGCCATCCAAGTCGTACAGTTGTCGATCGCTGCCGTCGTAGTTGACCAAGTATTTCCAGCGACCATCGCGGACGGCTAAGTCCGGATTGTCGACCTCCCGCGTTCCCGCGCGGTCCGGCGGTCGGCGAAAGAAGATCGGCGATTTCCGGCTTGCCGAATCTTTGCCCAGTAGCGTTGATATTAAGTTTTCGCCATCCAGTTCTTGCTTTGGTAACTTGGTGCCGGTCAGATCATAGAGTGATCGATTCACGTCGAGAGCGCACAGGACAGACGAATCATTCGTCGTTCCGGCCGCATCGCTGTTGACCAAACCCGGTCCCCATACAATTAGCGGCGATCGGATCCCGCCTTCGTACAGCCACGTTTTAGCGCCCCGAAGAGGTTCGGACGACCCGGCTCCTTCTTCGTGTCCATTATCGCTCATCACCAAAATCAGTGTGTTGTTACGCAGTTTCGGATCAGTTCGGATTCGATCAAACAACGATGCGAGTTGTTGATCCATCGCGTCTAGTACCGCGTAATACAGCTCGCGTTTACTTTCGTCGGTTTCCGATCGCAGGACTTCCGGTGGAAAGAATGGTGAGTGCACATCGTCGGGCCAAACATTGACAAAGAACGGTTGATTCGATTGTTGTGCTTCGTCAATAAACTTCACGGCGTGATCAACAAATTCTGCAGTGATCACCGAGCGATCAATCCATTCAATCGGGCCGCGTCCAAGATTGCCAGAACCCAAGTCATGCTTTTGTGGTGGCTTACCATCGTAGGCATCTTTGAGTGGCAAGACGCGAGGCCCTAATCCTTCGAAGTTAGTCAGGCTTTGGTCGAATCCATATTCGGTGATCAAAGGAGCTTCGCCGACATCACGTTGTCCGCCCATGTGCCATTTTCCGAAATGTCCCGTCGCATATCCGTTCGCTTTCAGCTGCCGCGCCAGCATCGGTGCCTCAAGGCGGAGCCACTGATCCATTCCACGCGATCGATTGAGCTCACGGCGAGCCAAGTAGGAGCTGATCCGATGTCGATGTGGATACTGTCCGGTGCTGAGTGCTACTCGCGAAGGGGAGCAAATGGGGGAGTTGACGTAAAAGTTGGTGAACCGTAACCCTTCTGCGGCTAAGCGGTCAATGTTTTCTGTTTCGATTCGCTTGCCGCCAAAGCAAGAAAGGTCTGACCAGCCCATGTCATCGATGAATACTGTGATCACATTGGGACGTTTTGGTGACGGATCTTCGGGCAGCACCTGACGTGTTGTTAGAAAAGAAGACAGGGCAACAAAACAAGCGAACAGAGAAGCCACGCCACGGGGCAAGGCAGCTCGAAAGGTCAACATGGATCGACTCATCAAAGGGGGAACAGCAACGCGCGCCAACTCTCTTGGCAGGAGTGCGGTGAGGGCGTCTCAGCATATCCCAAATAGAATCTGGGTGTACTCGCTGTCACAAGATGATGGGGCG is a window of Roseiconus lacunae DNA encoding:
- a CDS encoding diacylglycerol/lipid kinase family protein — protein: MNPILQAPSSQAIPPPHRLRTPVFALINPKSGAGLALGVERRLVQQASDHQVDLIVQRTDSAKRDAVASAIEAGAKTIVVVGGDGTISKAASHVAKKNVDVGIVPTGTANLIAKSLAIPEDPMAAVDGLFGRHRIAKIDGMVQNENIAFSHVSMGTYSRIAQRENCTTKRYFGKFAYLLCALREVVIGRDWAFEISIDGQTQRRRASLIMVANVRPLGIGELVWGEHIDPSDGALDVCLVRAKGLRRHASLFYHAWRGNTAASDEIEYFRAKSTIQVHSIAGLPVRADGEVLNQTMIDIRLRRAVLSVIVPSTPTGN
- a CDS encoding sulfatase-like hydrolase/transferase — protein: MLTFRAALPRGVASLFACFVALSSFLTTRQVLPEDPSPKRPNVITVFIDDMGWSDLSCFGGKRIETENIDRLAAEGLRFTNFYVNSPICSPSRVALSTGQYPHRHRISSYLARRELNRSRGMDQWLRLEAPMLARQLKANGYATGHFGKWHMGGQRDVGEAPLITEYGFDQSLTNFEGLGPRVLPLKDAYDGKPPQKHDLGSGNLGRGPIEWIDRSVITAEFVDHAVKFIDEAQQSNQPFFVNVWPDDVHSPFFPPEVLRSETDESKRELYYAVLDAMDQQLASLFDRIRTDPKLRNNTLILVMSDNGHEEGAGSSEPLRGAKTWLYEGGIRSPLIVWGPGLVNSDAAGTTNDSSVLCALDVNRSLYDLTGTKLPKQELDGENLISTLLGKDSASRKSPIFFRRPPDRAGTREVDNPDLAVRDGRWKYLVNYDGSDRQLYDLDGDPSEQNNLIDQHPEIADGLHDDLMRWNRQMPKDAGDPDWRGLADDGALPADKFVNPIGEGADPWVVKDPNQDRYLWCFSDGNRGIAIHTSPSLTSFGTKHVVWEAPETGPYSKEVWAPELHFLDGHWHVYFAASDGNNANHKAYVLRSKTSDPIGDYELFGPMATGDGPDRNSPNVWAIDMTVLEHQGQRYAIWSGWDAPGTDQQYLYIAAMKSPTELTGPRVRLCDNADYLWERTEERIDSRGLHEGPEVFKAKGRVALVYSCGASWLPTYKLGLLELVGDDPLKPSSWKKRPQPVFQSTAATYGVGHSCFVPSLDGKQWWHVFHAKRDRQPGWRRNIYVQPMKVGRRGFPLFDEPVRPGMILDRPSGDQPPSISTETSDVTYYGHHQFFESLDTGVRLGCIPEHPINDYRSGEKVVLNHPVPNDVTASIEIDFLGNNQARDAGLLFRCTGPSVGYDAQRGYFAGLIPKTQLVILGKTDGRLWKELQRSSTTIDASQIQELVVRTKGTQIEVFHNGMKKIAYVDDTYDTGTIGLRVVNTDAVFQKFEVK
- a CDS encoding efflux RND transporter permease subunit translates to MTRFLIRFFASAVDHPFLVSAFLLVLTVVATIARHDPSLIRDPIDNLFANDNPAVIEKVPTPSAPPAATVRTGRVAGGVRGGQLQINDNDVVMIIQSDEFFSSRGSEAISTIVDDLRSLSIVDQLFWMGDTPPINLFALRDAVLPKPSSSEQQFARARQRALEHPLIAGQLLSEDGQTLLIFIKLDWLFVEGDQETVETLKSTVTKTADRFPELNIDVQVAGRVPTTVAILESRDRNEKRFVWIALGMVTVLATILFRGLASVLIVSAPPIIGVYWSLGALPLFELQDNPFNQIVTPVLIGMVGFTDSIHLFLDIRRLRSNGMTSREAAKQGVIRVGLACFLTSLTTAIGLGSLALAENEVVREFGMSCVMGVGLSFLAVLLVIPLASASKLGDRIQTASKENVVDRHLARIGPLIDWTIRHHRPMGMVAIGGTVALLLVSLQMNPDQRVAMLLPTGSPALKAMETLDESMGGTETATVQVDWSKSVPRGSEEIRMVIAEAQAILDEEELIGSPVSLQRFIDVLPGDPDAAGRLSITELLPPPLKHAFYKPDDNSAVVRFKIRDVGIAAYAPVFKRIDERLNGVMEEHPDFNLYLSGRPIGRWKNLYQVVLDLVYSLGSASVIIFVVLTIAFRSLRLGLIAIVPNTFPLAFTGACFYWMGQSLEIAAVCAFTVCLGIAVDDTIHFLSRYRTDSEQMDQDDAIRSAFVSTGSALIMTTVILVLGISSVLISGMREQRIFALITCLTIGSALLGDLLLLPPLLAWFGKSKRDTEGTSEMPVVTEGDVRSTE
- a CDS encoding vitamin K epoxide reductase family protein, encoding MSLADIYRPKLRNQPTGYHPMYGPIGGKKSAESGKEIFEYSANWWAMIGGSSIALVTSLYLAWASLTSSGVAGCGGDLFDCSNVLNSRWSSVLSVPVSIPAIVAHTTMIGLLVWTPTSLRGIRLRWTAIGVVAFAIAGAALWFIGLQFFWLQHLCPYCLAAHTAGLIVLAAYLTSGQTRRGLSKSVLASVAALLVATMIGLQFSTAAPVTYEVIDYSVPATSDSNAGDTDAGEATSVEAAEESMLFEAPPLSLGETSHDHQVVALMMSFFSPVSLVAAEVTPSNGAAPTETVSKTARLLRNIKLDTSSWPLVGKPDAELVFVEMFDYTCPHCQRTHQSLEQARKHFGDQLAVISLPVPLDKECNASVKTTHASHAEACELAKLAVAVWLADREQFESFHDYLFDEKPSYAQAITKARSMVDVEKLDATLRSATPGEYIAKHVTLYQRAGAGTIPKALFPESTVSGAIDSSQSFIQLIERHLR
- a CDS encoding diacylglycerol/lipid kinase family protein, with translation MMNRSAGRAQVDRLSERLGFAFESYGVNLQTFSWDHTEVDQIKSRVEKAIADRITTVIAAGGDGTVSRIGQMLIGSDTRLGIIPLGTANLIAKELRIPLDIEDAINVIVEASAIRKIDGMRCLDRTFFSHVSMGTYSRLAELATPAQKARFGKAAYLWHGVREIVKRRRWVFDITIDDRRFERDASLVLVANIGAFGIGQLTWGRHIAIDDQKVDVCIVKAITPSDYSRLSVNLVSQSLHRSKYVEYFQAEKSVRVSTSSDLVVRGDGNRTDASVIDLQILPAAVSVLVGTT
- a CDS encoding BON domain-containing protein; the encoded protein is MRQFPSSIALLGLIIAPFAVSADEPASRPVPDLKIELDVRDGLKSNFNLLSPDIHARVIAGRVELRGQVPSFADRIEVQDAVEDLAGVRSVQNRLRINRSLDTINRRSRELVSIRSRVQSDVMRSQIMYADVVKLPAKLMPVKQNVRGMIEVVAGDHLMIRDFRHGLVDTEVSATASITLDGQPADEDVLRKGFLVLAEVAEVDGDLIAQSVEAHSPK
- a CDS encoding YheT family hydrolase, with amino-acid sequence MDTDPNEPWRAIFPPFHPKPPWYGGYLQTARSRLFRLQERDLSDYRVKSLRMPTSDDTGDVLTADLLSPPEGPRHPWPLIVLLHGLGGTSQSSYIRSCAKTLLSEGHRVLRLNFRGAGNSAERCQSIHHPGRSEDLTHVFDAVRKDPKYSSELNHGVLLVGFSLGGSVLLHFLANEPEGVPISAAITVSAPLDLAATSRELSQLSRRPIERYLLGKMKKEVLRENSCLTDEERVAVRSANSVWQFDERFTSKHCGFETVDEYYAKNSAERVLDQIDVKTYLIYANSDPVVPSETYAKIDWQSNARLQPVIVDDGGHVGFHGRDDDARWHERCIGIVARRSEAANDQPVLGCTNQDGNRRGQNLQVYH
- a CDS encoding TIGR03067 domain-containing protein: MRFVCLFAAAMMAIPTVAEEQPDDTMMEKMQGRWEIVEGWNRGQSLAKSEIEGSYVMVKTNQITTFDSDQRQTYQAMFRIDDSKKPVRIQMTALPRTSPAEENNSLKQPTEKQPAASGILKFVDEGKWVLCYALPGAEPPTKFESAKGSKTMMFVMERRKVDDGLVQSISPQE